A single region of the Cyclopterus lumpus isolate fCycLum1 chromosome 16, fCycLum1.pri, whole genome shotgun sequence genome encodes:
- the LOC117745325 gene encoding neurexophilin 1, giving the protein MRGGAPQRGVKTTCLWAAALLLSVVSLVTSADSPSPGHSDLRERSKSRVKTYWTDSSKAVSISRLLSQTLYGKENFTSLDLNYDEVDSFSKQQQWNWLNNASNPRDARSRTKRRPIVKTGKFKKMFGWGDFHSNIKTVKLNLLITGKIVDHGNGTFSVYFRHNSTGQGNVSVGLVPPTKAVEFQVHQQHQQYHHNHNNHHQQQQQQTALETKDNKLFNCRVEYEKVEKGTRNSLCAHDPSQSCSQEQTQSHVSWLCSKPFKVICIFITFYSTDYKLVQKVCPDYNYHSDTPYLPTG; this is encoded by the exons ATGAGGGGGGGCGCTCCACAGAGAGGCGTGAAGACCACATGTCTGTGGGCGGCCGCTCTGCTGCTGTCCGTCGTCTCTCTG GTTACCAGTGCTGATTCACCGAGTCCGGGACATTCGGACCTGAGAGAGCGCTCAAAATCCAGAGTGAAGACCTACTGGACGGACAGCAGCAAGGCCGTCTCCATCAGCCGCCTGCTGTCCCAGACCCTCTACGGCAAAGAGAACTTCACCTCCCTGGACCTGAACTACGACGAGGTGGACTCCTTCTcgaagcagcagcagtggaaCTGGCTCAACAACGCATCGAACCCCCGCGACGCTCGATCCAGGACCAAGCGGAGGCCCATCGTCAAGACCGGCAAGTTCAAGAAGATGTTCGGTTGGGGCGACTTCCACTCCAACATCAAGACGGTGAAGCTCAACCTCCTCATCACGGGTAAGATCGtggatcacgggaacgggacgTTCAGCGTCTACTTCCGCCACAACTCGACCGGTCAGGGCAACGTCTCCGTGGGACTCGTTCCACCGACCAAAGCCGTGGAGTtccaggtccaccagcagcatcagcaataccaccacaaccacaacaaccaccaccagcagcagcagcagcagacggcTCTGGAGACCAAGGACAACAAGCTGTTCAACTGCCGGGTGGAGTacgagaaggtggagaagggcACCAGGAACTCGCTGTGTGCCCACGACCCCTCGCAGAGCTGCTCGCAGGAGCAGACCCAGAGCCACGTGTCCTGGCTGTGCTCCAAGCCCTTCAAAGTCATCTGCATCTTCATCACCTTCTACAGCACCGACTACAAGCTGGTGCAGAAGGTGTGTCCAGATTACAACTACCACAGTGACACCCCGTACCTCCCCACGGGGTGA